The Candidatus Saccharibacteria bacterium genome has a segment encoding these proteins:
- a CDS encoding pyridoxamine 5'-phosphate oxidase family protein yields MAATTDVQGETASNILKELRSEDVMTLCTMNLNLRPHLSVVYYSVSDAFELFFITKVKTNKHKHLQINPNVTALVYEEKRQLSIQITGTAHAEEPSDETHDMLEKVFEKASKHNFNAPPIAKLWAGGFVMYKIKPSTITMALFTRPQAGGYDMFEAINF; encoded by the coding sequence ATGGCGGCAACAACCGACGTACAGGGAGAGACAGCAAGCAACATTTTAAAAGAACTTCGATCAGAAGACGTAATGACGCTGTGCACGATGAATTTAAATCTCAGGCCGCATTTGAGTGTAGTGTACTACTCTGTGTCGGACGCATTTGAGTTGTTTTTTATAACAAAAGTAAAAACCAACAAGCATAAACACCTGCAAATTAATCCGAATGTTACAGCGCTGGTATACGAAGAAAAACGTCAATTGTCGATTCAAATTACGGGGACGGCTCACGCTGAAGAACCCAGCGATGAAACGCATGACATGCTTGAGAAGGTGTTTGAAAAAGCCAGCAAACACAATTTTAATGCACCGCCGATTGCAAAACTGTGGGCTGGCGGATTTGTGATGTATAAAATCAAGCCCAGCACAATTACTATGGCCTTGTTTACGCGGCCACAAGCTGGTGGCTACGATATGTTCGAAGCAATTAACTTTTAA